One segment of Trypanosoma brucei brucei TREU927 chromosome 8, complete sequence DNA contains the following:
- a CDS encoding amino acid transporter, putative — MFKLLRIITPSLALWFLTPGQSTSFTLRGHLPQSHSLYLFSPISSRLSKGTKAGQTAPLMHPDGTTAPDSWRLTNPPDSVEAGATEGAATGSSIPHGSSEATGDKVGENNDRDQLTASGGERSQPFMECVKKVIPPGGLVSTVFNLAAMCIGAGILGLPAAANSSGLVMMFVYPTVIVFLSIYSLYCLATQIERHGLKSYEGMSRALLGPWSAYLTGVLRALNTFGACVAFIISVGDILSAILKGTNAPDFLKQKSGNRLLTSIIWLCFMLPLVIPRSVNTLRYMSAIGITSICYLVVVIVVHSYMNGLPDNIKKVHLTGAPGDEGIHLFGTGNKAVEGPGVFMFAFLCQANSFEVYLGMPKPNVHRFTAYTAIAMAVCFVLCIFAAFFGYLDFGGAVTGSVLLMYDPVNEPAIMVGFVGVLVKLCVSYALVAMACRNALYSFVGWDADDVAFWKHCVFVISLSAVILLCGLFIPTINTVFGFVGAVCGGFLAFILPSLFIMYGGGWSLKAVGWCHYLATYAVLFAGVALCVFGTGATVYSVAVEW, encoded by the coding sequence ATGTTTAAACTTCTTCGTATCATCACTCCGTCCCTGGCTCTTTGGTTCTTAACACCAGGACAGTCGACTTCGTTCACATTGCGTGGGCATCTCCCTCAGTCCCATTCGCTGTACCTTTTCTCCCCAATTTCTTCTAGACTTTCCAAAGGCACAAAAGCAGGACAGACAGCGCCTCTTATGCATCCTGACGGAACCACTGCGCCTGATTCCTGGAGGCTCACGAACCCACCAGACTCCGTTGAGGCGGGGGCCACTGAGGGTGCGGCAACAGGTTCCTCAATCCCACATGGATCATCGGAGGCAACAGGTGACAAGGTTGGTGAAAACAATGACAGAGACCAATTGACCGCTTCGGGGGGGGAACGTTCGCAGCCATTCATGGAGTGCGTCAAAAAAGTGATACCGCCGGGTGGTTTGGTCTCCACGGTGTTCAATCTCGCTGCCATGTGCATCGGTGCCGGCATCCTCGGTCTTCCCGCAGCAGCTAATAGCAGCGGTCTGGTGATGATGTTTGTGTATCCTAcagttattgtttttctttccatataCTCGCTCTACTGCCTCGCCACGCAGATAGAAAGGCACGGTCTAAAGTCCTACGAAGGCATGTCGAGGGCGCTGCTGGGTCCATGGTCCGCTTACCTTACTGGCGTGCTGCGTGCGCTCAATACCTTTGGCGCCTGCGTGGCGTTTATCATTTCTGTGGGTGATATCCTGAGTGCCATTCTAAAGGGTACCAACGCTCCAGATTTCCTGAAGCAGAAGTCAGGCAACCGATTGCTAACGTCCATCATCTGGCTATGTTTCATGCTCCCACTTGTAATACCCCGCAGCGTAAACACACTCCGCTACATGTCAGCCATAGGAATTACATCCATCTGCTACCTTGTTGTCGTTATCGTGGTGCATTCGTACATGAATGGATTACCCGACAACATCAAAAAAGTGCATTTGACTGGTGCCCCAGGTGATGAAGGCATTCACCTCTTTGGCACAGGAAATAAAGCAGTGGAAGGTCCGGGCGTCTTCATGTTCGCTTTTCTCTGCCAAGCGAATTCGTTCGAAGTATACTTGGGCATGCCGAAACCCAACGTGCACAGGTTTACAGCCTACACAGCCATCGCCATGGCCGTATGCTTCGTGCTGTGCATTTTCGCAGCCTTCTTTGGTTACCTGGATTTTGGTGGAGCTGTTACTGGATCTGTGCTTCTGATGTATGACCCAGTGAATGAACCTGCAATTATGGTCGGTTTCGTTGGTGTGCTCGTCAAGCTATGCGTATCatatgcattggtggcaatGGCTTGTCGTAATGCACTGTATAGTTTTGTTGGGTGGGATGCCGACGATGTCGCCTTCTGGAAGCATTGCGTTTTTGTGATCTCCCTCTCTGCGGTTATCTTATTGTGCGGTCTCTTCATCCCAACCATAAACACGGTGTTTGGCTTCGTTGGGGCTGTTTGTGGAGGCTTTCTTGCCTTCATTCTCCCTTCGCTATTCATCATGTATGGCGGGGGCTGGTCCCTGAAGGCGGTTGGATGGTGCCACTACCTTGCGACATATGCAGTGCTGTTTGCAGGGGTGGCATTATGCGTATTTGGTACAGGCGCTACCGTGTACAGTGTCGCAGTGGAGTGGTAA